The DNA window GAGATCATGGAGTTCTCAAATCACTTCTATATAATGGTTGAGGAGAGAGACACAAAGATAAACGCTTTTGAACTCCTGCTGGACAAAGGTACAGGGAGAATATTTTATGAGCCTGGACCTAACATGATGTGGAACACGAAGTATGGGCATATGGGGAGAATGCGCAACCCCACAGCTTCAATGCCCGTGAGGCCGGAGGAAGCTTCTAAAATCGCTCAGTCATGGTTAGATCGGAATATTCCAGGAGCAAAGGTGGAGAAGCCAGAAACATTTTATGGATACTACACCCTGGACATCTCAAAAGAGGGCAGCATATTCGGTATGCTGAGCGTGAACGGCTATACTGGTGAAGTTTGGTACCACAGCTGGCATGGCAGATTCATAAGGATGGTTGAATATGAATGAAAGTGTTAAAACATAACTCAGTCTTAGCCTTTTATCTTGGAAAAGAGCCAAGGTGCTCCGCAGAGTAGGATAGAGCACAGAACCTCTGTTTGTGAGGCAAGGCTCATACCAAAGATAAGCGGGATAATCCCACTGGTCATGGCTATGAGCTTCCTTACGGATCTGAGATAGGAAGCCTTCTCACGTATATGATGAGCATAAAGCTATCGGACTCCGAGTCTCTAATTGACCTATTCTCCTATTTTCCGTCTCAGGTTAGAGTGATTGGAAAATTTAATTAATGCGTACCCCTTCCCGATGTTTGGAGGGGTTTATATGACCAAGGTTCTTGTGGTTTATGATAGCCGAACTGGAAATACCGAAAAGTTGGCTCAGGCAATAGCCAACGGGGCGCGTAAAATTCCAGGAGTTGAAGTTATAATGAAGAGGGCGAGGGATTTGACACCTAAAGAAGTGGAGGAGGCAGATGCCTATGCCTTCGGTTCCCCTTCCCACTTCAGCATAATGTCCGGGGAAATATTAACCATGTTCACAAACATCTATCCTCATAGAGATAATGTTGCGGGCAAACCTGCCTGCGTCTTCAC is part of the Candidatus Bathyarchaeota archaeon genome and encodes:
- a CDS encoding flavodoxin domain-containing protein, producing the protein MTKVLVVYDSRTGNTEKLAQAIANGARKIPGVEVIMKRARDLTPKEVEEADAYAFGSPSHFSIMSGEILTMFTNIYPHRDNVAGKPACVFTTGAGGQVTALENMDRILGTFNPKWIKPGLAIEGLPKARDLEQAEKLGEKLAKAAVK